Genomic DNA from Anaerolineales bacterium:
CATTTCCGAGGCGCGCCGGCTCGGCGGCAGGGTCAGCCCGGTCACCTACATCGGCGTGCACGATATCGATCAGATGCTGTGGTACCACCCCCAGCCCGTGCGCTCGGTGGTCGCCCGTGCCGTGCGCGGCAGGGTGTGGGATGAGCTGCACACCTTCGACAGCGCCTGGATCACACTCGAGTTCGCGGACGGGGCGCTCGGTATTCAGGAGGTGGGTTGGTGCCTGCCGGAGGGATGGGCAGGGTGGAACACCCCGGCGAGCTGGGGCGGGTTCGGCGACGTGTGCATGAATGTCCTGGGCACCGAGGGCGTGCTCAACCTCAACTTCACTCCGATGAACCTGGTCGCCTGCACCCGTGACGGCTGGAAGCTGCCTGATACCCGGCACTGGCCGAAGATGGATGGGGAGTATGTCGGGGCGGTGAAGCAGGAGATGGAGCACTTCTTCGGCTGCATCCTGAACGACCACCAGCCCCGGGTCGGCGGCATGGACGGACGGCGGGCCGTCGAGGTTATGCTGGCGGCGGAGCTCTCCATCGCCGAGGATCGCATCGTCCGACTGCCTCTCGTCCAGGGAGTCGTGTCATGACCTCGCCTGGAAAGCCTTCCCTCGCCCGCCGCCCAGCTCGACCGCCCCCGAGCTATCTCGCTCCCCACATGCCTTTTCGGTCCGGCGAAGCCTCCGCAGCGCCAGCAGCTGCTGTTGATTCATCGGCAATCACGCAGCCGAAGTACGGCAAGCGATCGGGCCGATCCCAGGCTTCCCCACACGCCTGCTGCTGACGACGAGAGCACCATCGCTGGGCATGGGGCTTCGGGGACTCCTTGAGACGCAGCCGTAGGACGCCTCGAGGGTGATGACCCCACGTACGGTGATCGACAACGAGGAAATCGCTGCCGACACCCCGGCGGCGGGTTGCCTGACCTCCGGCACCGATCGGCTGTCGTGAGAGGAAATGCCCGGAATTGTCCGTGGGGAACTTTCACTCACGGCTCCAAGACGCCTCCACCGGGCCACGAAGCGGTTGCTCCGGTGTAGAGCCTCCACAGACCTCTCCATCACGCGCAGGCGGGCGCTCTTGGATGCCGATCGGCTTGGGCCCGGAGATTCTCGCGGGGGTTGGCTGCGCGCCGGTCTTGGCTGCCCTCATGCTGGCACTGCGCGCCTGCCGCGCCAGGGCTTGGCGGGCGGTATGCCCTCAACTTGGGACCTGTGCTTCTGCCGGAGCCAAGTTCCTGCAGGCAAAGGGGAATGCCAATCCCCAGTGGTCTCTCAGCCCCGGGAGGACCCAACCCCCCGATCGTCACTCGCCCGAGGCAAGGTCAGCCGGGTCCCGACGGATGCATGCGGTGAAGGAGCGTGCCCGGCCTGGCGAAGGGCGCCGCGCCGGGCTTCGTGGGCCGGGCGCTCCCCCAGTCCGGAATCAGCGGTCGCGATCGCTTCGGGCAACACCGCGCGCGAACAGCGCCAAGGGCCCGAAGCCGATCAGGCCCATCAGGGAGACGACGAGCACATCCGCCAACGCCAACGGCACGTTGGCCAGGAGCGGCTGCAGCAGGAGATAGG
This window encodes:
- a CDS encoding Gfo/Idh/MocA family oxidoreductase, producing the protein MEQVSYGVIGSGFMGGVLARTASQLGYARCVGAADTDLDHAQALAQALGCKAYTSIEQMLAREKPAAVIIATPEDSHCEPALAAAAHGCHIFMEKPLATSLADADRILEACAHHRVKLMMGHLLRFEINYAMIESAIREGEIGRFLSAYARRVAPISEARRLGGRVSPVTYIGVHDIDQMLWYHPQPVRSVVARAVRGRVWDELHTFDSAWITLEFADGALGIQEVGWCLPEGWAGWNTPASWGGFGDVCMNVLGTEGVLNLNFTPMNLVACTRDGWKLPDTRHWPKMDGEYVGAVKQEMEHFFGCILNDHQPRVGGMDGRRAVEVMLAAELSIAEDRIVRLPLVQGVVS